CTAAACTCTTGCCAGGTTACCCCTTGCTGCGCTTTATCTGTTTTGATACTAATTAGTAAGCATTTCTGACGATAATCCCATGCTGTAATAGGAATATTTAATTTTTGACGAATGCTTGAATTTGCCCCGTCGGCGGCAATAAGTAAAGAGGCGCTAATATTAATACCGCTGTCTAAGCTGACACAGACGCTACTGGCATTATTATTGATGTTTATAACCTGCTGTTGCAGATAAAAATGCACGTTGGGTAACTTTTCTAACGCGCGCCATAACGCAGACTGAATCAACTGATTTTCAGCCATGACGCCTAAACAATCTAAATTTAAGTCCTGACTATCAAAGGTTAACTTAGCACTGCCTTTCTCCCACGTTTGTAATCCATGATAAGCACATAAACGCGCTTTGGGTAAGTTATCCCAAATACCGGCTTTTTGTAAAAGGCATTTACTTTGCGCACTAAAAGCTGAAACGCGTAAATCAAATTCGTCATCAAGTTGACAAGTCGGTACTGTGTTTTTTTCAATAAGATGGATGATCATGCCTTGTTGTGCCAATAATAGGGCGCTTAATGCACCGACCATACCGCCACCCACAATAATAATTTCTCTTTTTTTCATGACAGATCCTTTAAAAAGTCTTATTTCTTAGCAACAACTTACAATTTTACAATTTTAAATACAGATTGAACTTCCTTATTATGCGCAATAAAAGGGAAGTATCTTGAAGTCCACGGTGATATGCGTAAAATGTCACCTCTTTTATAGTACTACAATAGAGCAAGTAAATTATGAGTTTAAAATTACACGTCAAAACTTGGGGTTGTCAGATGAATGAATACGATTCATCAAAAATGGCAGATCTACTAAATTCCAGCAATGGCTATATTAGCGTTGATAATGCCGAAGATGCGGACGTTATTTTATTGAACACTTGCTCTATCCGAGAAAAAGCCCAAGAAAAAGTATTTCATCAATTAGGGCGCTGGAAAAAATTAAAAGATAAAAAACCGGGTTTGATCATTGGTGTTGGTGGGTGTGTTGCCTCACAAGAAGGTAAAGCAATCCGCCGCCGTGCGCCTTATGTTGATATTGTATTTGGACCACAAACATTGCATCGTTTACCTAAAATGATCCAAGACGTAAAAGACAATAATCACGCAGTTATCGATGTTAGTTTCCCTGAAATTGAGAAATTTGACTGTCTTCCTGATGCCCGTGCTGATGGCGCGACTGCCTTTGTTACTATTATGGAAGGTTGTTCTAAATATTGTACTTTTTGTATTGTGCCTTACACACGTGGCGAAGAAGTCAGCCGCCCCGTCGATGACATTCTTTTAGAAGTCGCGCAACTTGCAGAGCAAGGTGTTCGAGAAATTAATTTACTCGGCCAAAACGTAAACTCATACATTGGTGCCACGTTTGATGGAAAAACGTGTAGCTTTGCTGAATTACTGCGTAATGTTGCCTCTATCGATGGTATTGATAGATTGCGTTACACCACCAGTAACCCTA
The sequence above is a segment of the Psychromonas sp. CNPT3 genome. Coding sequences within it:
- a CDS encoding FAD-dependent monooxygenase produces the protein MKKREIIIVGGGMVGALSALLLAQQGMIIHLIEKNTVPTCQLDDEFDLRVSAFSAQSKCLLQKAGIWDNLPKARLCAYHGLQTWEKGSAKLTFDSQDLNLDCLGVMAENQLIQSALWRALEKLPNVHFYLQQQVININNNASSVCVSLDSGINISASLLIAADGANSSIRQKLNIPITAWDYRQKCLLISIKTDKAQQGVTWQEFRETGPCAFLPLAGPQASLVWYHSPEKINQLMTLSNPQLKQAILDEFPTLNFDFEVQNKGAFKLTRRHAKNYYRDSAVLVGDAAHSINPLAGQGVNLGFKDVQCLVDLLLAPHEGALSELLKRYEQERKTQNLLMQTAMDVFYKGSKSQLAPIRALRKSIFFIAQRSGSLKNKVMQYAMGL
- the miaB gene encoding tRNA (N6-isopentenyl adenosine(37)-C2)-methylthiotransferase MiaB — encoded protein: MSLKLHVKTWGCQMNEYDSSKMADLLNSSNGYISVDNAEDADVILLNTCSIREKAQEKVFHQLGRWKKLKDKKPGLIIGVGGCVASQEGKAIRRRAPYVDIVFGPQTLHRLPKMIQDVKDNNHAVIDVSFPEIEKFDCLPDARADGATAFVTIMEGCSKYCTFCIVPYTRGEEVSRPVDDILLEVAQLAEQGVREINLLGQNVNSYIGATFDGKTCSFAELLRNVASIDGIDRLRYTTSNPIDFDDEIIDVYRDTPELVDFLHLPVQAGSDRILSAMKRGHTAAQYKEKIVALKLVRPNLTLSSDFIVGFPNETDEDFQQTMDLIEEIGFDISYSFIYSQRPGTPAADMPDDVSLQVKKERLARLQHAITQQALQIARRMVGSVQRILVEGPSRKNIMELCGRTENNRIVNFEGDHRSIGSFVDVEITEVHSNSIRGKFIRNESEMNLRLSIRPIDIVNKQAENLGVNTYNPE